The proteins below come from a single Cryptococcus neoformans var. neoformans JEC21 chromosome 14 sequence genomic window:
- a CDS encoding nucleolus protein, putative translates to MRKQLDPRIPALINNGVKANHRSFFVMVGDKGRDQVVNLHFLLSQARVSSRPSVLWCYKKDLGFTTHRKKREAKIKRDVKRGIRDANEQDPFELFVTVTDIRYTYYKDSAKILGQTFGMLVLQDYEAITPNLLARTIETVEGGGIVVLLLKTMSSLKQLYAMAMDVHSRYRTDAHQFVQPRFNERFILSLGSNPDCLVLDDELNVLPLSKGKDIQIGKAGEEDDRGRKRKAEELKEMKENLEGVDIVGSLAKLAKTVDQAKAILTFVEAISEKNLSSTVALTAGRGRGKSAALGLAIGAALAHDYSNIFVTSPDPENLKTLFEFVFKALDALGYEEHIDYDVVQSTNPDFKKAIVRVNIFRGHRQTIQYISPEDSHVLGQAELVIIDEAAAIPLPLVRKLIGPYLVFMASTINGYEGTGRSLSIKLIQQLREQTRPSITKDSENAAANSAGSSSKAAAAGRSGAGLVRSLREIKLDEPIRYSPGDNVEKWLNNLLCLDATIVSKSIQGCPHPSKCELYYVNRDTLFSYHPASEVFLQRMMALYVASHYKNSPNDLQMLSDAPAHHLFVLLPPIDENDNTLPDPLVVLQVALEGNISREAILKEMAQSGMRSSGDMIPWIISTQFQDNDFATLSGARVVRIATHPDYARMGYGSRAMEALESFYNGTSYNFDDAPVDMGESFADAAKVGPNANLQNDTIAIRDPSRMPPLLQRLSERKPETLDYLGVSFGLTRDLLRFWKKGGFTPLYASQKENALTGEYTFVMLKVLASAGGGGEWLGAFAQDFRQRFMNLLSYEAFKKFDASIALSILESTVPRNSPSPAPKLLTNTELSSLLTPFDIKRLESYADSMLDYHVVLDLVPTIASLFFGKRLETSLPPAQQAILLALGLQRKNVEALENELGITSTQTLALFGKVLRKMTKSLEDIRKASIASELPAEPTLAGRSANGSNKFVALQQTIEQDLADSAVQLNGEDDDASKKEQRELLNTLNMEEFAIDQGGDWTEAEKQVERLASGKGGARLSSTVSVKVDKLDDDKAKAEKGKDAGARDAKKKRRESGGEKGGKKKVRRE, encoded by the exons GAGCGTTTTGTGGTGTTATAAGAAGGATTTAGGTTTCACAAC TCATCGCAAGAAGCGAGAGGCCAAGATCAAGCGTGATGTAAAACGTGGTATTAGAGATGCCAACGAACAAGACCCGTTCGAGCTCTTTGTGACAGTGACAGATATTCGATACACGTACTACAAGGATAGCGCAAAGATTCTCGGTCAAACTTTCGGGATGCTCGTTTTGCAAGATTATGAAGCGATTACACCAAATCTGTTGGCGAGGACCATCGAAACggtcgaaggtggtggtaTCGTTGTGTTATTGTTGAAGACAATGTCAAGTTTGAAGCAGTTGTACGCTATGGCCATG GACGTTCACTCCCGATACCGAACAGACGCCCACCAGTTTGTTCAACCCCGTTTCAATGAACGAttcatcctttctctcGGCTCAAATCCAGATTGTCTCGTTCTCGACGATGAACTCAACGTTTTACCTCTTtccaagggcaaggataTTCAAATAGGCAAGGccggcgaagaagacgatcgagggaggaagagaaaggcagaggagctcaaagagatgaaggaaaacTTGGAAGGTGTAGACATCGTTGGTTCTCTTGCCAAGTTGGCAAAGACTGTCGACCAGGCCAAGGCTATCCTGACTTTTGTCGAGGCCATCTCCGAGAAAAACCTTTCATCTACTGTCGCCTTGACTGCTGGTCGAGGTCGAGGTAAATCTGCCGCTCTCGGTCTCGCCATCGGTGCAGCTCTTGCTCATGACTACTCTAACATCTTTGTTACTTCTCCTGACCCCGAAAACCTCAAAACTTTGTTTGAATTTGTCTTCAAAGCCCTTGATGCCTTGGGTTACGAGGAGCACATTGATTATGATGTCGTGCAAAGCACAAACCCCGACTTCAAAAAGGCTATTGTGAGGGTCAACATCTTCCGAGGTCACCGACAAACCATCCAATACATCTCCCCCGAAGATTCTCACGTTCTCGGCCAAGCTGAGCTTGTCATCATTGATGAAGCTGCCGccatccctcttccccttgtTCGTAAACTCATCGGCCCCTATCTCGTGTTTATGGCCTCCACCATCAACGGTTACGAGGGTACTGGCCGTTCATTGTCCATCAAGCTCATTCAGCAACTCCGTGAACAGACACGACCATCGATTACCAAGGATAGCGAGAATGCGGCTGCCAACTCTGCtggttcatcttccaaggCTGCGGCTGCTGGTAGATCGGGCGCTGGTCTCGTGCGATCTCTTCGTGAGATCAAGCTTGATGAGCCTATCCGTTACTCCCCCGGAGACAATGTTGAAAAGTGGTTGAACAACCTCCTCTGCCTCGATGCCACCATCGTCTCCAAATCTATCCAAGGTTGCCCTCACCCTTCCAAATGCGAGCTTTACTATGTCAACCGCGacactctcttctcttaTCACCCCGCTTCAGAAGTGTTCTTGCaaaggatgatggcgcTCTACGTCGCTTCCCACTACAAGAACTCTCCTAACGACTTGCAGATGCTTTCCGATGCTCccgctcatcatcttttcgttctccttccccctATCGACGAGAATGATAATACCCTCCCTGACCCTCTTGTCGTCCTTCAAGTCGCGCTTGAAGGTAATATTAGCCGAGAAGCTAtcttgaaagagatggcTCAGTCGGGTATGCGATCATCCGGAGATATGATCCCCTGGATCATCTCCACTCAGTTCCAGGACAATGACTTTGCCACGCTTTCAGGAGCGAGGGTGGTGAGGATTGCCACGCATCCTGATTATGCCAGGATGGGCTATGGATCAAGGGCGATGGAAGCGTTGGAGAGTTTCTATAACGGGACTTCGTACAACTTTGACGATGCCCCTGTTGATATGGGCGAGTCTTTTGCTGACGCTGCCAAGGTCGGACCT AATGCCAACCTCCAAAATGACACCATCGCCATCCGTGACCCTTCACGTatgcctcctcttctccaacgtTTGTCGGAGCGTAAACCCGAGACCTTGGACTACCTCGGTGTCTCCTTCGGCCTTACCCGTGACTTGCTCAGGttctggaagaagggcggTTTCACCCCTTTGTACGCGAGCCAAAAGGAGAATGCGTTGACTGGCGAGTACACATTTGTGATGCTCAAGGTTTTGGCGAgtgctggtggtggtggagagtgGTTGGGTGCTTTTGCTCAAG ACTTTAGACAACGATTCATGAACCTTCTCTCATATGAGGCATTCAAAAAGTTTGACGCTTCTATCgctctctccatcctcgaaTCTACCGTCCCTCGCaactctccttcccccgCTCCCAAACTTCTCACCAACACCGAGCTCTCTTCGCTCCTCACTCCGTTTGACATCAAGCGTCTTGAATCGTACGCCGACAGCATGCTCGACTATCACGTCGTCCTCGACCTTGTTCCTACCATCGCTTCCTTATTCTTCGGCAAGAGGCTTGAAACCAGCTTACCGCCTGCCCAGCAGGCCATCTTGCTCGCTCTGGGGCtgcaaaggaagaatgtcgAGGCGCTCGAGAACGAACTGGGTATCACTTCCACTCAAACCCTTGCACTGTTCGGAAAGGttttgaggaagatgacgaaaTCTCTGGAAGACATCCGAAAGGCCTCTATCGCGTCTGAACTTCCTGCTGAGCCGACCCTCGCCGGCCGATCAGCCAACGGGTCTAACAAGTTTGTCGCGCTGCAGCAAACCATCGAACAAGATCTCGCCGATTCTGCGGTACAGCTGAAcggtgaagatgacgatgcgtcaaagaaggagcagagAGAGCTGTTGAATACTCTCAACATGGAGGAATTTGCGATTGATCAGGGGGGTGATTGGACGGAGGCTGAGAAGCAAGTTGAGAGACTTGCATCTGGTAAGGGCGGCGCGAGACTGTCCAGCACAGTCAGCGTAAAAGTGGACAAGCTTGACGATGACAAAGCGAAGGCggagaagggcaaggatgcGGGTGCCAGGGatgcgaagaagaagaggagagagagtggaggggagaagggtggaaagaagaaggtaagGAGAGAGTAA